In a single window of the Nicotiana tomentosiformis chromosome 10, ASM39032v3, whole genome shotgun sequence genome:
- the LOC104099913 gene encoding O-fucosyltransferase 6-like, giving the protein MKNRKQRHETAAVFIGLPIILLFRRRRRIYDLLPFLSALSGALLLLFTFLSYLSPPINSRHSHFISRSSFNNGMELRKKLLEELVFRVPTGEGSLSRDLWNSKKSNFYHGCSIATDKFPTAEINTLPNRYLLIATSGGLNQQRTGIIDAIVAAHILNSILVIPKLDQESYWNDSSDFSEIFDVNWFISYLSKDVKIIKDLPRMGNKLIKPHTTRVPRKCNAKCYQTRIQPILIKKHAVQLTKFDYRLSNRLDTELQKLRCRVNYHALKFTDPIIEMGRKLVERIRNKSKHFLALHLRFESDMLAFSGCYYGGGEKERLELGKIRKRWKTLHARNPDKERRNGKCPLTPEEVGLMLRALGFGNDVHIYIASGEIYGGEETLAPLKAFFPNFYTKETLASKEELAPFSSFSSRMAALDFIVCDESDVFVSNNNGNMARMLAGRRRYFGHKPTIRPNAKKLYKLFMDRNNMTWEEFASHVKNYQIGFMGDPMEVKQGRGEFHENPSACICENSNVKDREDITIPGNPAMNFEKGTNFAADGARTSFGEVTNGHISEDEQDWFDTIDYMGNEVGIQEKGFPKKPETDSSQLFFKTEQPELEEIFSD; this is encoded by the exons ATGAAAAACAGAAAGCAACGCCATGAGACGGCGGCGGTGTTTATCGGACTTCCGATCATTCTACTATTTCGTCGACGCCGTCGCATTTATGACCTCCTCCCTTTTCTCTCAGCTTTATCCGGCGCTCTTCTCCTTTTATTTACGTTTCTCTCTTATCTTTCACCTCCTATTAATAGCCGCCATAGTCACTTTATCAGCCGCAGCTCG TTTAATAACGGAATGGAGCTTCGAAAGAAGCTTCTAGAAGAACTGGTGTTTCGGGTTCCG ACAGGTGAAGGGAGCTTAAGCCGAGACCTATGGAATTCGAAGAAATCGAATTTCTACCATGGTTGCAGTATTGCCACTGACAAGTTTCCAA CTGCTGAGATAAATACACTTCCTAATAGGTACTTGTTGATAGCAACAAGTGGAGGCTTGAATCAACAGAGAACAGGG ATTATTGATGCTATTGTTGCAGCTCATATCTTGAATTCCATCCTTGTAATTCCAAAGCTGGACCAAGAATCTTATTGGAATGATTCAAG TGATTTCTCCGAAATTTTTGATGTAAATTGGTTTATTTCATACCTCTCAAAAGATGTCAAAATTATTAAGGATCTCCCAAGAATGGGAAAtaaactcataaaaccgcatacAACACGTGTTCCAAGGAAGTGCAACGCTAAGTGTTATCAGACTCGTATCCAGCCCATTTTAATTAAAAAACAT GCTGTTCAGTTAACAAAATTTGATTACAGACTCTCCAATCGTTTGGATACAGAGCTACAGAAGCTGAGATGTAGAGTCAACTATCATGCACTGAAGTTTACTGATCCCATAATTGAAATGGGAAGAAAATTGGTTGAAAGGATTAGAAATAAAAGCAAACACTTCCTTGCGCTGCATCTAAG GTTTGAATCAGATATGCTAGCATTCTCAGGATGCTATTATGGTGGAGGAGAAAAGGAAAGGCTAGAACTCGGTAAAATACGAAAGAGGTGGAAGACATTACAT GCAAGAAATCCAGATAAAGAAAGAAGGAATGGAAAATGTCCTCTAACTCCTGAGGAAGTCGGTCTTATGCTTAGAGCACTTGGTTTTGGTAATGATGTTCATATTTATATTGCATCGGGGGAAATCTATGGCGGTGAGGAGACATTGGCTCCTCTTAAGGCTTTCTTTCCAAATTTTTACACCAAAGAGACACTTGCCAGCAAGGAGGAGCTGGCACCGTTCTCTTCCTTTTCTTCCAGAATGGCTGCTTTAGATTTCATTGTTTGCGATGAGAGTGATGTTTTTGTATCAAATAACAATGGCAATATGGCAAGAATGCTTGCTGGACGAAG GAGATATTTTGGTCACAAGCCAACTATCCGTCCAAATGCTAAGAAGCTATATAAGTTGTTTATGGATCGAAATAACATGACGTGGGAAGAGTTTGCCTCGCATGTTAAAAATTATCAAATAGGTTTCATGGGAGATCCAATGGAGGTAAAGCAAGGGAGGGGTGAGTTTCATGAAAATCCATCAGCATGCATTTGTGAAAATTCCAACGTCAAGGATAGAGAAGATATAACTATTCCTGGAAATCCTGCAATGAACTTTGAAAAGGGTACTAATTTTGCTGCTGATGGTGCTAGGACATCTTTTGGTGAAGTGACTAATGGTCACATTAGTGAAGATGAGCAAGATTGGTTTGATACAATAGATTATATGGGGAATGAAGTTGGAATTCAGGAAAAAGGATTTCCTAAAAAACCGGAGACAGATTCTAGCCAACTTTTCTTTAAAACAGAACAACCAGAATTGGAAGAGATTTTCTCGGATTAA